The Synergistetes bacterium HGW-Synergistetes-1 genome has a window encoding:
- a CDS encoding extradiol ring-cleavage dioxygenase: protein MGILAAVMVPHPPLIIPEVGRGEEEKIKETTAGFTKAAELIARLEPETIVILSPHSAFYSDYFHISPGNSASGDLAKFGAGRVSFDVSCDSEFVSELEKRALRENIEAGTMGEREKRLDHATTVPLYFLKKAYGGMIPCKIVRIGLSGMPLEEHYRFGTLIKKTAEELGRNICVIASGDLSHVLKKDGPYGYRAEGPEYDKRIMDAMSRGVFGELFDFSDAFCERAAECGHRSFTIMAGCFDGVSVKSKMLSYEGPFGVGYGVCTFIPGEPDQARKFLLTKEMESKKKMDQLKKQESPYVRLARETVERYVSTGKRIAVPEYLPEEALTRRAGTFVSLKKFGQLRGCIGTISAIEDNIAKEIIQNAISAAVRDPRFPPVTSIELKDLVYSVDVLGETEDIDSPEDLDVKKYGVIVSSGYRRGLLLPNLEGIDDVEDQISIAMQKAGIRKGEKIKLQRFEVVRHH, encoded by the coding sequence ATGGGTATTCTTGCTGCTGTAATGGTCCCGCATCCCCCGCTGATCATTCCTGAGGTCGGCAGGGGTGAGGAAGAAAAAATCAAAGAGACTACAGCAGGCTTTACAAAGGCCGCGGAACTCATTGCCCGGCTGGAGCCGGAAACAATTGTGATCCTCTCTCCGCACAGCGCCTTCTATTCGGACTATTTCCACATTTCTCCGGGGAATTCGGCATCCGGAGACCTGGCTAAATTCGGGGCAGGCCGGGTGAGCTTCGATGTCAGCTGCGACTCTGAATTCGTCTCCGAGCTTGAAAAAAGAGCCCTCAGGGAAAACATAGAGGCCGGCACAATGGGGGAACGTGAAAAAAGGCTGGATCACGCAACTACAGTGCCCCTCTATTTTTTAAAAAAAGCCTACGGCGGGATGATCCCATGCAAAATAGTAAGGATCGGGCTTTCCGGGATGCCGCTTGAAGAACACTACAGGTTCGGGACCCTGATCAAAAAGACTGCAGAAGAACTTGGCAGAAATATCTGCGTCATTGCAAGCGGGGATCTGTCACATGTCCTGAAAAAGGACGGACCTTACGGATACAGGGCAGAAGGCCCTGAGTATGACAAAAGGATCATGGATGCGATGTCGAGGGGTGTTTTCGGGGAGCTCTTTGATTTCAGTGATGCCTTCTGTGAAAGGGCGGCAGAATGCGGGCACAGGTCATTTACGATAATGGCCGGATGCTTCGACGGAGTCTCTGTTAAATCTAAGATGCTCTCATACGAAGGCCCTTTCGGTGTCGGTTACGGAGTCTGCACCTTTATTCCCGGGGAACCCGACCAAGCCAGAAAATTTCTTTTAACAAAGGAAATGGAGAGCAAGAAGAAAATGGATCAGTTGAAAAAGCAGGAGAGTCCCTATGTGCGCCTTGCCAGAGAGACGGTGGAAAGATATGTATCGACCGGAAAGAGAATTGCTGTTCCGGAATATCTCCCGGAAGAGGCTCTGACAAGAAGGGCGGGGACCTTCGTCTCGCTGAAAAAATTCGGTCAGCTTCGGGGATGCATCGGCACCATATCAGCAATTGAAGACAACATCGCAAAAGAGATAATCCAGAATGCGATAAGCGCCGCGGTGAGAGATCCAAGGTTCCCGCCTGTCACATCCATAGAACTCAAGGACCTTGTCTACAGCGTCGATGTCCTGGGCGAAACCGAGGATATAGATTCGCCTGAAGATCTCGATGTAAAAAAATATGGGGTGATAGTATCCAGCGGGTACAGACGCGGACTGCTCCTGCCAAACCTCGAAGGAATCGATGATGTTGAAGATCAGATATCCATAGCCATGCAGAAGGCCGGGATCAGGAAAGGTGAAAAAATCAAATTGCAGCGGTTCGAAGTCGTGAGGCACCACTGA
- the amrS gene encoding AmmeMemoRadiSam system radical SAM enzyme, producing MRCDVCPRGCTLEEGKIGFCRARKNESGRSVSVNYGKLVSIALDPIEKKPLARFHPGSKILSVGTFGCNMDCLFCQNHSIAAASEEDVRTRYVSPSELARLAGEMKDKGNIGVAFTYNEPMIGYEYVRDVSVETKKMGMKNVVVTNGCVLPNILEQVLPWVDAFNIDLKSFSEETYRKLGGDLETVKDFITRAAKGSHVEITTLIVPGMNESEEEIKALSGWIAGIERSIPLHITRFFPQRKMSDCMPTDIDLLGRLFDTAKKNLDNVFIGNV from the coding sequence ATGAGATGCGATGTCTGCCCGCGAGGGTGCACTCTTGAAGAGGGAAAGATCGGTTTTTGCCGGGCAAGGAAGAACGAAAGCGGCAGGAGCGTCTCAGTTAATTACGGCAAACTTGTATCTATCGCATTGGACCCGATCGAAAAAAAACCTCTGGCGAGATTTCACCCCGGAAGTAAGATCCTCTCCGTCGGCACCTTCGGCTGCAACATGGACTGCCTCTTCTGCCAGAACCATTCGATCGCGGCTGCCTCAGAGGAGGATGTAAGGACAAGGTACGTTTCACCCTCCGAACTTGCCCGCCTTGCGGGGGAAATGAAGGATAAAGGGAATATCGGCGTTGCTTTCACTTACAACGAGCCTATGATCGGATATGAATACGTAAGGGATGTTTCTGTCGAGACAAAAAAAATGGGGATGAAAAACGTCGTGGTAACGAACGGATGCGTTCTTCCGAATATCCTTGAGCAGGTCCTGCCCTGGGTCGATGCCTTCAATATCGACCTGAAAAGTTTTTCGGAAGAGACATACAGAAAGCTGGGCGGAGATTTAGAGACCGTAAAAGATTTTATAACCCGCGCGGCAAAGGGATCGCATGTAGAAATAACCACCCTGATCGTACCCGGAATGAATGAATCCGAAGAAGAAATAAAAGCTCTTTCAGGATGGATAGCCGGGATAGAAAGATCTATTCCCCTTCACATTACAAGGTTTTTTCCACAAAGAAAGATGTCTGACTGCATGCCTACCGATATCGACCTGCTGGGGCGCCTTTTTGACACCGCAAAGAAAAACCTCGACAATGTTTTTATAGGAAACGTGTAG
- a CDS encoding L-asparaginase 1, whose protein sequence is MKILLISTGGTIASQQSAEGLVPMDQGEALAARVPGIYQIADIDIANVFSKDSSNINPADWAAIIRCIRENQSYDGYVVTHGTDTMAYTSAALSYVIRDIEKPVVLTGSMIPMSEPGTDAKRNLEDAFRFMEALLAKGQPGISVTFAGRLIHGPRAKKMSGKRLEAFKSVYYDELGLSEGKKVTILKAPFIDRETLCKQGALANEIHFSNEVMPVKLFPGFRADYFDRIVEMRPKAIVVECFGLGGLPYIGEDLLPGIKKAVDLGILPVITTQCPEGGVDLSTYDVGQKTLKTGAVSALDMGFEAILTKLMWLIPQMPVSEAAKYLTRNLCDEVGSK, encoded by the coding sequence ATGAAAATACTGCTGATATCTACTGGAGGCACAATAGCCTCGCAGCAAAGCGCCGAGGGTCTGGTGCCGATGGATCAGGGGGAAGCCCTGGCGGCCCGGGTACCCGGTATTTACCAAATTGCTGATATAGATATTGCAAACGTTTTTTCAAAGGACAGCTCCAACATAAATCCGGCGGACTGGGCAGCGATAATCAGATGCATAAGGGAAAATCAATCATACGATGGATATGTTGTTACCCACGGCACCGACACAATGGCATATACCTCAGCCGCCCTCTCATATGTAATTAGGGATATTGAAAAGCCTGTAGTGCTGACAGGGTCCATGATCCCGATGTCTGAGCCTGGAACTGACGCCAAAAGGAACCTTGAAGATGCGTTCAGGTTTATGGAAGCACTTCTTGCAAAAGGACAGCCGGGAATATCAGTAACATTTGCAGGAAGGCTGATACATGGCCCCAGGGCGAAAAAAATGTCAGGGAAGAGGCTTGAGGCATTCAAGTCTGTTTACTATGATGAACTTGGACTTTCGGAGGGCAAAAAAGTCACCATTTTGAAAGCCCCGTTCATCGACAGGGAGACGCTTTGCAAGCAGGGGGCCTTGGCCAATGAGATCCATTTTTCGAACGAGGTGATGCCGGTAAAGCTGTTCCCCGGGTTCAGGGCCGATTACTTTGACAGGATCGTTGAAATGAGGCCCAAAGCTATAGTAGTCGAGTGCTTTGGATTGGGTGGCCTGCCCTATATCGGAGAGGACCTTCTCCCGGGCATCAAAAAAGCCGTTGACCTCGGCATACTGCCGGTCATAACGACACAGTGCCCAGAGGGCGGAGTTGACCTTTCAACATACGACGTAGGCCAGAAAACGCTCAAAACAGGCGCAGTAAGCGCTCTTGATATGGGGTTCGAGGCAATTCTGACCAAACTTATGTGGCTTATCCCTCAGATGCCGGTCAGTGAAGCTGCAAAATATCTGACCCGTAATCTTTGCGATGAAGTAGGATCCAAGTAA
- a CDS encoding dicarboxylate/amino acid:cation symporter, whose product MTEKTAKKEIGLPLKILIAMVLGAALGFVIGEKATYIQFIGDVFIRLLKMCIYPLIFVSIINGISQVADMSRLKKVGGYFLVYWAIASTLAAATGLIWAFIIKPGIGIKLGAKEIPEVDVDLLQSLVNWVPNNPFAAFSEGNILQIIVFALICGFILASFKDTAHGKRIFDMFDSLNEFFTRIVGWVIGLAPYGVFALVANITGTLGSTVLYGLGKMLMTQYLAYGTVILIIYPIILATIAKVNPLQHFRNIYPAMLLAFSTCSSSATLPLTMKSTKERAGVPEDMVNLIAPPAATINMHACAAEMPIYAVFAAQIYGVDLPLTSLLVIIALGIIMAAGVAGVPGGGIIMSAVLLQVMGLPLDIVPWIAGIYYLIDMPNTMINVTGDTVGMVTVASLMHELDLDVFNAKK is encoded by the coding sequence ATGACCGAAAAAACAGCCAAAAAAGAAATCGGCCTGCCATTGAAGATCCTCATCGCAATGGTGCTCGGCGCAGCGCTCGGCTTTGTCATTGGTGAGAAGGCAACGTACATCCAGTTCATCGGAGATGTATTCATCCGTCTGCTCAAGATGTGCATCTATCCCCTTATCTTTGTCAGCATAATCAACGGCATCTCACAGGTTGCGGACATGTCCCGCCTCAAGAAAGTCGGAGGCTACTTCCTGGTTTACTGGGCAATCGCATCGACGCTTGCTGCTGCCACAGGGTTAATATGGGCCTTTATAATCAAGCCTGGCATCGGCATCAAACTTGGTGCGAAGGAGATCCCCGAAGTTGACGTAGATCTTCTGCAGTCACTTGTCAACTGGGTCCCGAACAACCCCTTCGCTGCCTTCTCTGAGGGCAATATCCTTCAGATAATCGTCTTTGCGCTTATATGCGGGTTTATCCTTGCAAGCTTCAAGGATACGGCACATGGCAAGAGGATCTTTGACATGTTCGATTCCCTCAACGAGTTCTTCACACGCATAGTCGGCTGGGTCATCGGCCTGGCTCCCTACGGTGTCTTCGCCCTTGTCGCCAACATAACCGGTACCCTTGGTTCCACAGTACTCTACGGACTCGGCAAGATGCTTATGACACAGTATCTCGCATATGGGACAGTCATACTCATCATCTACCCGATAATCCTGGCAACAATAGCCAAGGTCAACCCACTTCAGCACTTCAGGAACATATATCCCGCGATGCTCCTTGCATTCTCGACCTGCTCATCCAGCGCCACCCTTCCTCTCACGATGAAGTCGACCAAAGAGAGAGCCGGGGTCCCGGAAGACATGGTCAATCTGATAGCCCCTCCTGCGGCGACTATCAATATGCATGCCTGTGCTGCTGAAATGCCTATCTATGCAGTATTCGCAGCTCAGATCTACGGAGTGGACCTTCCCTTAACGAGCCTTTTGGTCATAATTGCACTTGGGATAATCATGGCAGCTGGTGTTGCAGGTGTTCCCGGAGGCGGTATCATTATGTCGGCTGTTCTGCTTCAGGTAATGGGACTTCCGCTTGATATAGTCCCTTGGATCGCCGGTATCTACTACCTGATAGACATGCCTAACACAATGATAAATGTTACGGGGGACACTGTGGGAATGGTAACTGTCGCCTCATTGATGCACGAATTGGATCTGGATGTCTTCAACGCTAAAAAGTAG
- a CDS encoding nitronate monooxygenase, with the protein MITKEKELPILSIGKHQPKYPIVQGGMGVMISGPKLAGAVAAEGGIGTLASVGLGVLTEGYNAKNFAERNSEMLKKYIKQAKDAAMGGVLAVNCMCALCDYESLVRTSCEAGADIIVSGAGLPLKLPELTEGFPDVALVPIVSSVKAANIIVSRWKKHYDRYPDGIVVETPNTAGGHLGARDIEQVSDPALSLKVVVPALVDYLKENEIDIPVIAAGGIWDSTDISEAFSMGAKGVQLGTRFAATEEGDASDRYKQSYIDAKEEDVVLINSPCGLPGRAINSPMVKRYLAGIQERMPCRTPCLTHCICRIKHETFCIADALVNAYKGDWENGLFFCGSNVSRVDSIMKVKDLMQELLEGFKIPEIALPSIS; encoded by the coding sequence ATGATCACTAAAGAAAAGGAACTCCCGATCCTAAGCATAGGAAAGCATCAACCTAAATATCCGATAGTACAGGGCGGGATGGGGGTCATGATATCAGGTCCTAAGCTTGCGGGAGCAGTCGCTGCAGAAGGTGGTATAGGAACGCTTGCCTCAGTCGGACTTGGTGTTCTTACAGAGGGATACAATGCCAAAAATTTTGCTGAACGCAACAGTGAGATGCTTAAAAAATACATAAAACAGGCAAAGGATGCGGCGATGGGCGGCGTGCTTGCAGTCAACTGCATGTGTGCGCTGTGTGATTATGAATCGCTTGTGAGGACCTCATGCGAAGCCGGTGCTGACATTATCGTCTCTGGAGCCGGACTTCCCCTTAAGCTTCCCGAACTTACGGAAGGGTTTCCGGACGTTGCACTTGTTCCTATAGTCAGCAGTGTGAAGGCCGCAAACATTATCGTAAGCCGCTGGAAAAAACATTATGATCGCTACCCCGACGGGATCGTGGTGGAGACACCGAACACAGCAGGAGGACATCTTGGCGCAAGGGACATCGAGCAGGTATCTGATCCCGCCCTCTCCCTCAAAGTCGTAGTGCCTGCTTTGGTCGATTACCTTAAAGAAAACGAAATTGACATTCCTGTCATTGCCGCCGGTGGCATCTGGGACAGCACTGACATCTCAGAGGCATTCTCTATGGGGGCAAAAGGAGTACAGCTTGGTACCCGTTTTGCAGCTACCGAAGAGGGAGATGCATCCGATAGGTACAAACAGTCATATATTGACGCCAAAGAGGAAGACGTGGTGCTTATCAACAGCCCATGCGGGCTTCCTGGACGGGCCATAAACAGTCCGATGGTAAAGCGCTACCTCGCTGGGATCCAGGAGCGGATGCCCTGCAGGACTCCCTGCCTGACCCACTGCATATGCAGGATAAAGCACGAGACTTTTTGCATAGCGGATGCGCTTGTAAACGCCTATAAGGGGGACTGGGAGAACGGGCTCTTCTTCTGTGGGAGCAACGTCTCAAGGGTCGATTCAATAATGAAGGTAAAGGACCTGATGCAGGAGCTGCTCGAAGGATTTAAAATTCCGGAGATCGCCCTTCCATCAATCTCCTGA
- a CDS encoding MFS transporter, translating into MWYNFSVNIIFCIHMGALHLSESRLKTFIGITSAAAISMLGVGIVASGLPARVITLSGGDASLVGLLASSFALPYIFLQVPFGNLSDRYGFKPFLLFGYLLSAVSGIIFYFANSSMPIFIGRAVQGAGEIPVWATAPAIISIAYPHHKGKMIGIYTAAVYIMLSVGPLLVPSMPEIFGERGGFLFFSSLCFLAFLIIFFTQKNRRPEPGSKKESLEIKKAIELLSDVPVRIVLLGIFLYGCGQGLLFSIAPGWLVTARQYGAMDIGMLFSAYYLFIAGAQFFYGPLSDRYGREIFMILGLTCSALSWALFPYTGKLFATLLLGISAGSLGGFFVSSMAFLNEKAPDSLKGTISGSYYLFWGMGYFMGPIMWGVFGSMLGMQKSFFAFSAFLLLAAATICIIWKKGSRVRSV; encoded by the coding sequence TTGTGGTATAACTTTTCTGTAAACATTATTTTTTGTATACACATGGGGGCGTTACATTTGTCTGAAAGCCGTTTGAAAACATTTATCGGCATTACCTCTGCAGCAGCGATATCCATGCTGGGAGTAGGCATAGTCGCGTCGGGACTGCCGGCAAGAGTGATAACACTTTCAGGGGGAGATGCCTCCCTTGTCGGACTTCTGGCTTCAAGTTTCGCTCTTCCTTACATCTTTCTTCAGGTACCTTTCGGAAACCTCTCTGACCGCTACGGATTCAAGCCTTTCCTGCTCTTTGGCTACTTACTATCGGCAGTCTCAGGCATTATTTTTTACTTTGCCAATTCCTCCATGCCGATATTCATCGGGCGTGCAGTCCAGGGAGCAGGGGAGATACCTGTCTGGGCAACGGCACCGGCAATAATCTCAATAGCATATCCGCACCATAAGGGGAAAATGATAGGAATATACACAGCAGCAGTATACATCATGCTCTCGGTCGGACCGCTCCTTGTTCCGAGCATGCCTGAGATTTTCGGAGAAAGGGGAGGCTTTCTTTTTTTCAGTTCATTATGCTTTCTGGCTTTCCTGATAATTTTCTTTACCCAGAAAAACAGGAGGCCTGAGCCCGGAAGCAAAAAGGAATCGCTTGAAATCAAAAAAGCCATCGAACTTCTCTCCGATGTTCCGGTAAGGATAGTGCTGCTGGGGATCTTCCTCTACGGTTGCGGTCAGGGACTCCTCTTCAGCATAGCCCCTGGATGGCTTGTTACTGCGAGACAGTACGGCGCGATGGACATAGGCATGCTTTTTTCTGCATATTACCTTTTCATAGCCGGTGCGCAGTTTTTTTACGGTCCTCTCTCTGACAGGTATGGAAGGGAGATCTTCATGATACTGGGGCTCACCTGTTCCGCCCTTTCATGGGCGCTTTTCCCATACACAGGAAAGCTTTTTGCAACTCTGCTGCTCGGTATCTCCGCGGGGTCCCTGGGGGGCTTTTTCGTATCCTCCATGGCATTCCTCAACGAGAAAGCTCCCGACAGTCTTAAAGGAACCATTTCAGGATCCTATTATCTCTTCTGGGGCATGGGATATTTTATGGGACCGATAATGTGGGGAGTTTTCGGATCAATGCTCGGAATGCAAAAGAGCTTTTTCGCCTTCAGTGCTTTCCTTCTTTTGGCGGCAGCAACGATCTGCATTATATGGAAAAAAGGATCAAGAGTCAGATCTGTTTAA
- a CDS encoding CMP deaminase, whose translation MITMTKIENILTAIKDDLLPLTKKGVKEGNHVFGGMVLDAASLKTIVAGTNNRQGNPIFHGEIDTILRFFSMKDHPLPSECIFVASHDPCSMCISAIAWSGFREIWVLFGYEDVAKDFEMPVDLMMYKEVFGVEGAKDKNLFFRKYSIKRESENEPNAGILRGKIEELANIYSSLEVKAFDYPGM comes from the coding sequence ATGATAACGATGACCAAAATCGAAAATATACTAACAGCAATAAAAGATGACCTTCTGCCCCTGACAAAAAAGGGAGTGAAGGAAGGCAATCATGTCTTCGGAGGAATGGTCCTTGATGCAGCGTCGTTAAAAACTATAGTCGCCGGGACCAACAACAGACAGGGAAATCCAATTTTTCACGGAGAAATTGATACTATCCTGCGCTTCTTTTCGATGAAAGACCACCCTCTTCCTTCGGAATGTATTTTTGTGGCCAGCCACGACCCATGTTCGATGTGTATATCAGCGATAGCATGGTCGGGATTCAGGGAGATCTGGGTCCTTTTCGGGTATGAAGATGTTGCAAAGGATTTTGAAATGCCGGTGGACCTGATGATGTACAAAGAGGTCTTCGGGGTAGAGGGCGCAAAGGATAAAAACCTCTTCTTCAGGAAATACAGCATCAAGCGCGAATCGGAAAATGAGCCCAATGCCGGGATCCTAAGGGGAAAAATCGAAGAGCTGGCAAACATTTATTCATCTCTTGAGGTGAAGGCTTTCGATTACCCCGGGATGTAG
- a CDS encoding ATP-dependent helicase, which yields MIVIHVSYADNRFFVWGECSFGSGELISSPASSVSGIPRLPWDAGSLAVHDILKTAGIRHSRRIPAESSAVAYVDLPAYNGCPIPSSPLLGELPEISGEPSVERFSVEALHITHEELTALFQLIKESREKLPVPGLLWGNDLKYVLKGLEYASLMVTRGTYLPGMESSDGSYFSVWRPLHLAKYQDGYSAYVNSLPPVTGSFSLTSEKMQPDDPQDTADSILEAFLEEIVRRAQAVPGRRGKQVDQTNPHDIWLRSLTWPRSALHRWNDEMGPLCTQIQEWTDSVRVVTNQPWRLFLRLEEPLSGNAEGTWTLSWHLQSAMDQTLTVPAEKVWSPGPAERKWFRTSGANPRRYLLQLLGQISSSVPAIARSLNEPSPVSCTMSFDELIVFLHDHVPEMLEHGIQVQFPSTWGAPSDRPRLAVKGNIREGEVFSAGNRIDLGDLMDIDWSVSIGKDVLTEEELSLLRKLKTPLANIRGKWVLLYRDELEKVMDGIKKLPRKITRKDALISSFRESKGDLPLSAITGSVWLDSVRSILTGAEQIKQIRQPDGFCGELRPYQLKGLSWLSWLAEIGLGGCLADDMGLGKTVQALALLKTRIHGGEKDPVLLICPTSVIENWRREAEHFVPDLSVLIHHGTRRPRGDKFVESVRGRDLVISSYSLLHRDNETFKKADWSGVILDEAQNIKNPETRQSKAARAIKAKWHFALTGTPVENHVGDMWSIMEFLMPGLLPNKSRFIREFMRPIQAGDTSALHKIKKITGPFILRRLKTDKTIISDLPEKIETEVFCSLNKEQASLYGAVLDHMEANLTGSSGIKRKGAVLSAITSLKQVCNHPALYLKDRSQIAGRSGKLARLTEIAEEMLSVGDRALIFTQYAEMGAMLKSYLQETFGREALFLHGGVERQKRDEMVRKFQESKDAPPFFVLSLKAGGTGLNLTGANHVVMFDRWWNPAVEQQAVDRAYRIGQKERVQVHYFCCKGTLEEKIEQLIRSKKDIADSVVSDGENWLTEMTDSELKQLFKLSRDAVEDIG from the coding sequence ATGATAGTTATACATGTTTCATACGCTGATAACAGGTTTTTTGTATGGGGGGAGTGTTCATTCGGATCCGGTGAACTGATCAGCTCACCGGCTTCTTCCGTTTCCGGGATACCAAGGCTGCCCTGGGATGCAGGGAGCCTGGCGGTACACGACATATTGAAGACAGCCGGGATACGCCACAGCAGAAGGATTCCGGCGGAGTCCTCGGCAGTTGCTTATGTTGATCTGCCTGCATACAACGGCTGTCCTATTCCTTCATCGCCCCTGCTGGGTGAACTGCCTGAAATAAGCGGAGAACCATCGGTAGAAAGATTTTCTGTCGAAGCCCTCCACATTACTCACGAGGAGCTTACCGCCCTCTTCCAGCTCATCAAGGAAAGCAGGGAAAAGCTGCCCGTTCCCGGTCTCCTATGGGGCAATGACCTGAAATATGTTCTAAAAGGTCTGGAATATGCATCATTGATGGTAACGAGGGGAACATATCTCCCGGGAATGGAATCTTCCGATGGAAGCTACTTTTCAGTATGGAGGCCTCTTCATCTGGCTAAATATCAGGATGGATACTCAGCCTACGTAAACTCCCTTCCTCCTGTGACCGGGAGTTTTTCACTGACAAGCGAGAAGATGCAGCCTGATGATCCTCAAGACACTGCAGATTCAATATTGGAAGCTTTCCTTGAGGAGATAGTAAGGAGAGCTCAGGCAGTTCCCGGAAGAAGAGGAAAGCAGGTCGACCAGACCAACCCCCATGATATATGGCTGCGTTCCCTTACCTGGCCGAGATCCGCGCTTCACAGGTGGAATGATGAAATGGGCCCGCTCTGTACTCAGATCCAGGAGTGGACCGATTCTGTGAGGGTGGTAACAAACCAGCCATGGAGACTTTTTCTGAGGCTGGAAGAGCCGTTGTCAGGCAATGCGGAAGGAACATGGACACTATCGTGGCATTTGCAGTCTGCAATGGATCAGACACTTACTGTACCTGCTGAAAAAGTATGGAGTCCGGGACCTGCTGAAAGAAAATGGTTTCGTACTTCCGGAGCAAATCCCAGAAGGTATCTGCTTCAGCTGCTTGGACAGATATCCTCCTCTGTCCCGGCTATAGCAAGAAGTCTTAATGAACCATCCCCGGTCAGCTGCACGATGTCATTTGATGAGCTGATTGTATTTCTTCATGACCATGTTCCTGAGATGCTGGAACATGGGATACAGGTTCAATTCCCATCTACTTGGGGTGCTCCGTCCGACAGGCCGAGGCTTGCAGTAAAGGGAAATATCAGGGAGGGAGAAGTTTTCTCTGCCGGAAACCGGATAGATCTGGGAGATCTGATGGATATCGACTGGTCTGTTTCTATCGGAAAAGATGTCCTGACAGAAGAAGAGCTTTCCTTGCTGAGGAAACTTAAAACACCTCTCGCGAACATCAGGGGCAAATGGGTCCTTCTTTACCGTGACGAGCTTGAAAAGGTAATGGACGGCATCAAAAAACTGCCTCGGAAGATTACAAGAAAAGATGCCCTTATCTCATCGTTCAGAGAGAGCAAAGGAGATCTCCCGCTCTCAGCCATTACCGGTTCAGTATGGCTTGATTCAGTACGGTCGATCCTTACCGGAGCTGAACAGATAAAGCAGATAAGGCAGCCTGATGGATTTTGCGGGGAACTTAGGCCATACCAGCTGAAGGGTCTTTCATGGCTTTCCTGGCTTGCAGAGATAGGTCTGGGCGGATGTCTTGCTGACGACATGGGCCTTGGAAAGACGGTACAGGCCCTGGCTCTGCTGAAAACAAGGATACATGGAGGAGAAAAAGACCCGGTCCTGCTTATATGCCCGACCTCGGTCATAGAGAACTGGCGAAGGGAGGCCGAACATTTTGTTCCTGACCTCTCTGTCCTTATTCACCACGGGACCAGGAGGCCGAGGGGTGATAAATTTGTAGAATCTGTAAGGGGGAGGGATCTTGTAATATCTTCCTACTCCCTTCTTCACAGGGACAACGAGACATTCAAAAAAGCGGACTGGTCGGGTGTTATCCTCGATGAGGCGCAGAACATTAAAAACCCTGAAACAAGGCAGTCAAAGGCTGCTCGAGCCATAAAAGCGAAATGGCATTTTGCGCTCACAGGCACCCCGGTAGAAAACCACGTGGGGGATATGTGGTCGATCATGGAATTCCTGATGCCCGGGCTGCTGCCAAACAAATCCAGATTTATCCGGGAGTTCATGCGTCCGATACAGGCGGGAGATACTAGTGCACTGCATAAGATCAAAAAAATAACCGGACCATTCATACTTAGAAGGCTGAAGACAGACAAAACCATTATTTCTGACCTGCCTGAAAAAATAGAGACAGAGGTTTTCTGTTCGTTGAACAAAGAACAGGCCTCACTCTACGGAGCTGTCCTCGACCACATGGAAGCTAATCTTACCGGGTCCAGCGGGATCAAGCGCAAAGGAGCCGTGCTTTCTGCGATAACATCCTTGAAACAGGTATGCAACCATCCCGCACTCTACCTCAAGGACAGGTCCCAGATCGCCGGACGTTCGGGAAAGCTTGCCCGTCTTACTGAGATAGCAGAGGAGATGCTGAGCGTTGGCGACAGGGCGCTGATCTTCACCCAATACGCTGAAATGGGGGCCATGCTCAAGAGCTATCTACAGGAGACATTCGGAAGGGAAGCGCTCTTTTTGCACGGAGGGGTAGAGAGACAAAAAAGGGACGAGATGGTTAGGAAGTTCCAGGAGTCGAAAGATGCCCCGCCATTTTTTGTCCTCTCACTCAAGGCGGGTGGAACCGGTCTCAACCTTACCGGTGCCAACCATGTGGTGATGTTTGACAGGTGGTGGAATCCTGCTGTCGAACAGCAGGCAGTAGACAGGGCATACAGGATAGGACAGAAAGAAAGAGTCCAGGTACATTATTTCTGCTGCAAGGGGACACTGGAAGAAAAAATCGAACAGCTTATCAGATCAAAGAAAGATATAGCGGATTCTGTGGTATCTGACGGAGAAAACTGGCTGACAGAGATGACAGACAGCGAACTGAAGCAGCTTTTCAAACTAAGCAGGGATGCTGTGGAGGATATTGGCTAA